In Bradyrhizobium sp. 170, the DNA window CCTCGAGCACATCCTATGTGCTCGACGAGATCGTCCAACTGCCCGCAAGGCCAAGGCTGCCAAGCGCCTGCCGACCCGGTTGCTGAAGAAGCGGGGCTGCGGGCCCAGGCGCATGACCACCGACAAATTGCGGGCGCGGCAAAGACCCAGATGCCGCAAGTCGAGCATCGCTGGCACAAGGGGCTGACGATCGCGTTGAGCATTCGCATGTGCCGCTGCGAAACGGGAACGAACCGTGCAGGGCTTCCGATCCACCGGTTTGCAACGGTTCGTGTCGCACCCCCGGTCTGGCTTTCGACTTCCAGCTCCATCAGGCGCTGGGCCGCAAAGCCGATCATCTCGCGCAACAAATCCGCATCGGGGGTCTTCTCCACGAGCGTTCGCAGGTTCATCATCTCGTCGGTCATCGGTGGTTCCTCGGTTGCGTTGGCGTCTCGCAACCCGATCCTACCGGAGAATCGCCGGTGACCACCGCAAAGCCGCCCGCCCGCTACGGCGCTATTTGGGGGCGCGCGTACGGGCGGCTTTGCTCTACCGAGCTACACCACGCCCCGGGACACGATCTTTGAGCTGTGAGTAAGCTCGCGCTCGCTTGGCCTTCTAAGGTTCAAGCGCCTCCAGCGGCCCCGGCCTCCACGACCCCAAAAGCCCCCAGCGGGGGCCGTCTTTAAGGCTACCGATGGCCCATGCCGCCGATGGACCCTTCGACATTCAAATGGAAATTTCCGAACCTCGGCGCCGAGCCGGCCACAGACGCCTCAAACGAACCGCGGCTCGATGTCCGACAGCCGCATGTCGTCGGGCCAGCGATCGACCGGAAGCGCCACGCTATGGCTGCACCAGTCCTCTACGGCCGCCTTAAGAAAGCTCTGCAAGCCGTAGGAAGTTTGCGAACAGTACGTCCCCTTGTGGGGTGAGTATCGACTCCGGATGGAACTGCACGCCATATGTTGGTTGATCGCGATGGGCGAGGGCCATGAGTTCCCCATCATCCGAGAGTGCTGTCACCGTCAGGTGACGGGCAGATGACGGATCCAATTCGACGATAAGCGAATGGTAGCGCCCCACGCAAAGTGGAGACGGTAGTTCTTTGAACAGCCCGCCGCCTTCATGTGTGACATACGAGGGTCGACCGTGCATAGGATGACGTGCGCGCGTTACGCGTGCGCCGAACACGGTCCCAATGCACTGGTGTCCGAGACAAATGCCGAGAATTGGCACCTGACCCGAAAGTTCACGAACGACGGCTGTCGATATTCCAGCCTCAATTGGAGTGCACGGACCGGGGGAGATGACAACCGCGCGGGGCCTGAGGTCAGCAAGTTCGCTCACATCCATCGCGTCGTTCCGGACGACACGTGTTGCTGCACCAAGCTTCCGAAAATATCGCGCAATGTTGAAGACGAAAGAGTCGTAGTTGTCGATAATGACAATCAAGATGCACCGGAGTCTTCAGCAATGAATGCGCGAAAAATGCGCTCTGCTTTTGCAAGGCTCTCCTCATATTCGGCGGCCGGATCGGACATTGCCGTTATCCCGGCGCCTGCATGGAAGACGGCCTGGCCGTCGTCGATCGTTACGGTGCGAATGGCAATATTTACATCCATATGTCCATTGAATCCTATGTAGCCTATGGCCCCGCAATACACCTCTCGCGCCACACGCTCGATATCCAGGATAATTTCCATCGAGCGTACCTTGGGAGCTCCGGTAACTGAGCCGCCGGGAAAGCAGGCCCTAAGTAGGCCCACGGCATCCTCTCCGTGTGCTAGCTCACCCGTAACGACGGACACGAGATGGTGCACCGAGGCATAGGACTCGAGATTGCATAAGGACGGGACGTGGACTGATTCAGGCGTGCAAACGCGCGAGAGATCATTGCGCAGGAGGTCGACGATCATGGTGTTCTCGGCGCGGTCTTTCTCCGAATCTACCAGCGTCTCAGCGCGACGCCGGTCTTCCTCGCAATCGGCAGAACGCGCCACCGTCCCTTTGATAGGTCGCGTTTCGACCTGTCGCCCGTCAAGCTTTAGGAAACGCTCGGGCGAGCTCGATGCAATGGTGAGCTTGCCATACCGAAGAAGGGCGGCAAAGGGAGCCGGATTCATTTTCCGCAGCTGACAATAGAAGGCTATCGGATCGAACGAGTTCGCCAGGCGAGCGCTGAAGCGCTGCGCAATGTTGACCTGGAAGGCGTCACCCGACAGAATGAGATCAATCACGCGTTGTACCGCCGCGATGTATCCCTGGCGACTGAAGTTTGAATGCCATGAGCCGGCCTGGCCTGGTGTAAAATCAGGAGGGGGGCTGAGACTGTAACCAGCCCAACAAATTCTTCGGCTCTTCGGCGAGCTCTCTCACGCCGGCGAACCGGATCCTGCTCCGGCCACCCGGTAGAAAGGACCCAGCATCTGTCATGGCGGTGATCGAAGCTTATCACGACGTCGTAAAGATGTAGGAGGGCCTGAGGCAAGCGATGCCCCCCGATGGTCGGCACCGGCAATCGCTCCAGCGTCCTGTTCAGCTCGTACCCAAAAAAGCCGGCGGCGCCGCCCTGGAATGCCGGGAGATCGGCGCGATGCATTTGCGGATAGTTGGCTAGCAGAGCGCGAAGTGCCGCCCACGGATCGCCCACAATGGACTCTCCGTTGCAAATACCTCTCCCGTCCGCGATTATATAAGTGCTGAAGGGATCGCACGTCACATACGAGTACTGCCCGAGCACCGCGTGTCTCGATGCGCTATCCAGGAACGTGAGGTGCCTCCGATGCGAGAGGCGTCGCATGGCTGTGACGGGCTCAATCCACTGCAGTTCCAATACATGCATTAGTCTGTCGCTCAGCGATACATGGCTGATTGTAATCCCGCCCGGCGAAGGCGAGCCTCACGGGCACCCAAAAACCCCTACGCGCCTGCCAGGTTAATTGCGCCCGCGGGTAGGGCCTGCCAAATGGCTCCGCATCTGTTGACATGCTGTAATCGGCCGCGAGACGTAGCTCTCGGAGCGGTCTGACCTGCCGGATCGACTCCTGATAAAGCTCGTGCGCTTTATAGGCTTCGAGTTCGACTTCGTCGTCGAATTCACCGTAGACGATCACGTCAATTTCGTTGCCAAGCCGGTCACTCTTGCGGTTACGAGCGACCTCAAGCCGGCGTGCGTGCGGGATTTTGGCGAGAACGGAAAGGCCGTCGACTATTTTGTCGACATGCGCCTTATCTTTTGCGGTGAAGAATACGATGTGTCGAACCATAGATGACCGTCGGTCATTGCGGTTTGACTTCGCCCAAAGCGACAGAAGCCTCATCGCAAAGTCTGCAAGGCTCGGGCAGCCGCTCAGATGCCACTGCACGGCAGGCTCCCTGCACGATCGCGCTGGCGGGTGTTTAGCTCGATTCTTCGTCCGCTATTACGCAAGGTAGACAATCTCTGAGACGAATTTCTGCATCGAAGTAAGGAACCGCCTGATCATCAGTCGCTAGGACAACTTTCAGTAGATGCTTCCGTCGACGGTCATTAGCTTCGCGCGGATCTCGTGCATGAAACGGTCTCACTTGCAGGATCGCCGCATAAGAACTGCAGCAAAATGCGCTCTTTCGTTGAATACAGGCTGGGTCATAAAACAGAAGGGGAAGGCCGCCGCCAGCCCCCGAAGCGTTGACATCGACACGTGACTTCAAGGTTGAATCCGCTCTTCGGCTGATCACCGCAGAGAGATCGATCGTGAAACTCTTTCATCGCGGAACGTGGCGATAGTCTCAGCCATACATGGCGCCTGGGAGGAGCTTATCGTTTCGGCGCTGCTCGTCGCGAAGCAACGAAGAAAGGTAGTACCTGGTGCACATGCTTGCCTGGAGGCGCTTTCAGCGCGCAGCTGCATCGCACCGGAAGGCTGCGCTCCCTTCCGGAAAGTCGCTGAAATGCTGCTCCGCCTTCGCCGAAGTTTTGGCAAAATGGCCGCCCCAGGTGCCGCGGTTCTGATCGAGCACTCTTAGACTGCCTTCACTTGAACCGCGTTGCTTGCGTGCGCGTGAGAGCCCAACGCGCTAGTACATCGGTGGATGCGATCGCCCAGGGAAGCGCGGCTGCCATTTGCTTGATCAACATCAATAGATATAATTCGATGGTCTATCCTTAAGCAAAGCCTAGCGGAGGCAAGTCATGCGCAATCTGCTGTTTGTCGCTGCTAGCACTTCCCATGCTAGTTGGCTTTGTCTCGCCTTCGAGTGTACGTCCTACGACCCGCTTGGCAGGACGCTCATTGTCTGCAAAGACCGTATCTGGGGCATCCTGGCAACTGCCAGTTCTCGTCATTTTGTCAGTGCATGGCCACTGCATCGGGCACGGACGCCTATTGCGGTATCGACCTGACCTACGCATTAGCGCGGCGGGTAGAACGATCGCGCTGACAACCAGTACAAGACGCCACGAAAAGACGCACAAGGGGAATGCGGAGTGTTGTTACGAAAAATCGTGTCTTCGACGAATAGTAGTGGTCTTTGAACGTGTGCAGCAGAAGCTGCTGACCCCGCAATGGCGGCCGCCGTTAGGTTGCGACCGCACTACTGCGCCTTAACCCCGCTTAGCCCTTTTTGCATCGCATGACTTGGCTGGCCGTGTCAAACCGTCGACTCTTCGATGGCCTGACGCTTGGGCTGCCATGGCTGCTGCGAATTGAGCAGCAAGCGGACGGCAAGCGCACCGGTGCCTCAGGTCAGCGACGCCTCTAAGCGGCTCGCCTGACAAGTCTGTACGCCCGGGTTATCCACACGCCATCGAATTAGCGGCGGCAGACGCGCGTCTGCATAGCTTTCACGGTCTGCTGCGCTGGAAAGCACTCCCATGCTTGCATTTGACGAAGGCGGGGGCGGTCACTCCGAGCTCGTTTGAAGGATTTCATCGCGGAATTACGCCCAAACGCAATTTTCGGCCGACAGGCAGGGGTTCATCGAACCAATCGATCGCGATATGCCGCTACAACAGAGGGTGAGCGCGAGGCCTGTTTCGGGAGCTGGAAAATGCCAAGTATCCTGGAGAAGGGATTGGAGCAGGGCATGGTACGCAATTTCTATCAGCTCCGTATGGGGAAGTATGCCGGAGCGTTAATTCAGCGCAGCAGGTGTGAGCGGCAACAAATCCTCTGGCTGCAGTTGAACTTGATGAGGCTCGGAAACGAACTCGCTCGGGTAGAGTATTGCCTCCGGGGCAGAGCCAGCCAGTCCGACATGCAGGAGATGCGGTTAAGACAACGCCGCACGCAAATTGCGTCAGAATGATCGGATCGGCGCGCCCTGAGGCCCAGCGTGACGCAAGGCGCTTCCAAATGACAATTTGAATCTGGGGAGTTTCTTGCTTGATGGTCGGGCGACCATTGGATTTTTTATGCACGCGCCTGCTACTTTGGAGACGTATGTTTCCCTTTCATGGTTGACAGTTTTCACTCGTCCGCCATAGAAAAAGGGTGGTCCCCCGGGGATGCGCGCAATACTCAACGGCTTCGGTCGCAAGAATCGGATTACCGTTCGCCTAGCTTATTCGGTGCGGAGGGCCGTGGCTTCAAAATCGTAGGCGACCAGGTGAGATCAAATCAGTATCGCTTCGAGCTGCGAAATCGACCTGAGGCCATCTGACGGAACGGATCGAAAATGAGCCACGCTTCGGAAGTGTCAGTTGAGCGGATCACGATTCCAATCCTGCAGCGGTGGAAGCAGGAGCGGCGGCGTGTCGCCATGACCACCGCCTACGATGCGGTTACGGCAGGCATCGCTGACCCCATCGTCGACATCATTCTTGTCGGCGACAGTGTTGGCAATGTCTGCCTCGGATTCGACAACACGTTGCCAGTCAGCATGGCGATGATGAATCATCATCTCGAAGCTGTTGCGCGCACAAGGCCCCGTGCCCTGCTCGTGGCCGATATGCCGTTTCTTAGCTTTCACCTTAGTCCGGAGGAGACGATACGCAACGCCGGAGGGTTCCTGCAGCGAGGCGCAGATGCAGTGAAACTCGAGGGCGGAGCCAAGCGCGTGGAGATGGTGCGTGCCCTGGTCGATTGCGAAATTCCCGTCATGGGCCATCTCGGCCTCACCCCGCAGAGCGTCAATATCATGGGCGGATTCAAGGTGCAGGGCCGGAAAGCCGATGACGCTTTGCGGCTGCTTGATGACGCTCACCGTTTGCAGGAGGCCGGATGCTTCGCGTTGGTGCTTGAAGGCATTCCGGCCGAGCTAGCCCAGCGAGCGACCGAATCGCTGTCGATACCAACTATTGGAATCGGCGCGGGTCCCGGGTGCTCGGGCCAAGTGCTCGTATTCCATGACGTGCTGGGGCTGACCGAAGGTCATCGGCCCAAATTCGTTCGCGCCTATGCTGATGGTTTTCAGCTGTTGCAGGAGGCGCTGTCGCGCTGGGCTACCGATGTCCGCAGTGGAGCGTTCCCGGCGCCGCAAGAGTCCTATCGGCTTCCTGAAAGCCTGGGTAACATCATCGCAAACTGGGCTCCTCCAAACCCAACCTGATGTAAGGTGCTACGATGCAGACGATTACCACGGTCGCTGAGCTTCGTCGTGAGCTCGCGAAGGCTTGCAGCGCGGGCAAACGCGTCGGGCTCGTGCCGACAATGGGCTATTTGCACGATGGCCATCTGGCCCTGGTCAAGACGAGCCGAGCGCAATGCGACGTCACCGTCGTTAGCATCTTTGTCAATCCGACTCAGTTCGGACCAAACGAGGATCTCAGCAGCTATCCTCGCGATTTCCTGCGCGATGAAAAATTGTGCCGCGATGCCGGTGTTGCGATTGTCTTCGCGCCGGGTGCACAGGAAGTCTATCCGGCTCAATTCGAGACCTTCGTCGAACCGGGCGAATTGGCGAAGCCACTATGCGGGGCTTTCAGGCGTGGGCATTTTCGCGGCGTCGCAACCGTCGTATGCAAGCTGTTCAACATGGTGCATCCGGACGTCGTGTTTTTCGGGCAAAAGGATTTTCAGCAATGCGCGGTCGTTCGTCGCATGGCAACTGATCTCAATCTTCCCATCGAGATCGTCACCGTGCCAACCGTTCGGGAACCGGACGGGCTCGCGATGAGCAGTCGCAATCGATATCTCAGCGAGGAAGAACGTCGGCGAGCCGTTGCCATCAGTCGTGGGCTGTTCGCCGCGGCGGATGAGTTCCGCTCAGGAGTGCGCGAGGTGGATAAGCTGATTGCGATCGCCGAGCGGCATCTTGAGACAGTTGATCGGCTGCAATACCTTGAACTTGTCGATGGTGATACGCTCAAGCGTGCCGAGAGTCCGCTGCGGCTTCCGGCGGCGCTCTGTGCCGCAGCCTACGTCGGTTCGACCCGGCTGATCGATAACGTACTGCTGGCGTTGCCAAATCTGTAGCGCAATTCAGAACCAAAAATTGATAAACTGTGTTCTTTTTATCCGTTTCGCCGGCGTCGTCGGTGTAACCCTGGAAGTTCCGACGCAGCCCGCCCCTCGCGCTTCGCCGCGGCAAGATTGTCGCCGGGTAGGGCGAAGTGGTCGAACTAATGCGCACGTAGCCCGCGTCGACCAGGGCTTCCGCAATTCCGACTGAAGATGACGCACGACTTCTGGGGCAGGGCGTATTCGCCGATCTTGCACTGATGCTTCTTGAAGGAGGGAATATGCGCGTAACCGAAGTCCGACAAGCGATCCGGACGGAGTTCGATGCATTTGGCGACCGTGTCTAGCACTACAGTTGCAATTTTCGGGTGGTTCTGAATCTATGGGCGACCATGATTCGGGATTTGATGATTGGTGGAGCGTCGGTCGAAGATACGCGACGCTCTGGGCTTCTTTGTTGCGGCAGGCCAAGCAACGGATTCGTCCGCTGTTTACGCAGGAGCGGATCGCGATCTCGGCGGGGCAGTTTCTCGATGGACGTTGGGGCAACGAGCCGCGCATCCCTCACAAGGAGAAGCATCAATGCCGGTCCATGTGCACAGCCAATTCGATGAAGAAGTCGTCAATCGCGAGCCGTGGCGGGGGCGCTGACCAAGACCATGAGTCTAGCAGGCACATAAGCCTCTGCGTGGCTTCCATGATCAAAGTGTTTATGTCGGCGTCTACACCGCGATGTCGGTTGCCACAAGCTTTGGCAGGCTACGCAAGCCCAGAGTAACCGGGTTGCAAGCCCATCGCCTCGCATTGAGACCGATTGCGATCGGCAAGATGGAATTTCATCTCGTTGTCAGCTTTGCGACTGAGCCATATTGATTTGTCGCGGATATGACTACGGAAGGCGAGGCCGCGTTGGCGCGCTGAAGGGCGCCACGGAATCGCAATGCGCGGTCTCGAGGCGCACTCGGGTGCTTCGTGCTCCTTCAGTGCGCGACCGCACTCATCAATCAGCAAGTAACAAGCTTGTTGAGAGCCCCCAACGCTCCATGCCTAGCCGGCACAGTTGCCGATCGTATCGAGTTCGGATCGAGACGTCACGTGCGTTTTCGCGGTGGCATCGTATTTGCAATCAAAGATGTCGTCGCGGATCGAACTAGAAGAGTGACGATCGACGCGATCCGATATCACGCGCTGAACCGTCCGGCATGGCGATTGCGCCAACAAACGATGTCCTCTCGACCGCCGAACCTGCGCACTCTCTGTCGCTCGGGAGTCCGTCGCTGGTACAGCGCCCGCGGGTCGTCTATCAATAAGGTCCCTGTCATGGCGTCTGCTGGTCAACCATCCTCTCGGTTAGCAACGCGTCTTGCATTCTTCGTTCCCGGGGTCGGCTTCGGGGCCTGGGCCCCGCTCGTACCATTTGCGAAAGACCGGCTGGCGGTGGATGATGGCGTGCTTGGCCTACTACTGCTCTGCCTGGGTGCTGGATCCATCATCGCGATGCTTCTGACCAGTGTTTTGAGCGCCCGCTACGGCGTCAGGCTGATCATTCTTGTGGGTGGGCTTAGTCTCGCGATCGTCCTGCCGTGCCTCACGACAGCCAGCAAGTTGTCGCTCGGCGTCGCGCTATTCGCCTTAGGCGCCTCGATAGGCTCGATTAGCGTGGCCGCGAACATTCATGCGATCGAGGTGGAGCGCACGGCGGAGTGCCCGCTGATGTCCAGCTTCCACGCTCAATTCAGCATCGGGGGACTTGTGGGGTCTGCAGCCATGACCGCTTTTCTCTCGCTGCAGATTGACGCATTTGTTTCGACTGTGGTCTGCTCGGGATTGATAGTGATCGCGATCATGCTGGCGTGGCCGCGATTGGTACCAACGGCGCAGGCGGACCAGGGACCGTCGTTCGTTCTGCCGCGTTCCATCGTGCTCCTTCTAGCCGCGATTGCGGCGATCGCCTTCCTTATCGAAGGCGCGATGCTCGATTGGGCTGCCTTGTTGGTCGTCGGCGCTGGTCTTGCTCCAAAGACGCAGGGCGGCTTAGCGTATGTACTGTTCTCCATAGCCATGACGGTGGGACGCCTTGCTGGCGACGCCGTCGTCGAACGCGCGGGGGACCGCGCGACACTTATGTTCGGAAGTCTACTGGCCTTGGCCGGTTTCGGAGCTCTGCTGGCCGCACCGGTAGCCGTCATCGCCATGGCCGGCTTGCTGCTCATTGGTCTTGGCCTATCGAATGTCGCCCCGATTCTGTTCCGGCGCGCCGGCACGCAGGAGGCGATGCCCGTTGGTCCGGCGATTGCCGCGATCATGACGGTTGGTTATGCCGGAATTCTCATTGGACCGGCTGGTATAGGGTTACTGGCCAAGTACGTGGGACTGCCGGCCGCATTTGGGGTCCTAGCCGGGCTCATGTGCCTCGTCGTGCTCTTGGCGCCCATCGTGACGGCGAACACACGGTGAATGCGTTTGAAACGTGACAGAGCGGCACCTCGCGCGCAAGAGAAGCTTCGATCGTGGCTTGTCTCTGATCGAGCAGACGGCAATGAGTTGGCTAGCTGATATCTGCCTGGCGCCGATGATCGGCTACTTTTTGCTGGTCCCAAAGCGGTGCGCTTCTCCGGAAGTGCTTCAGGCCCGGCGATTGGTAGTCCGCGCTCTTCCAGAGATCTGCCTTCATGCCTACGATGGGTCGCTTGATGCGCTTGCTGTTCGCCCAATCATTGCTTCATCCCAGGCTTCTATACTTGAGTGAATCCGCGCTTTCGGCTGTTCGCAAGCTCGAGTTTTCAACCCGATTGCGCAAAGCGGATGTTCGCCGAGCAGGCGTTGATGCTTAAGGGACTTGGAAACACCGGCATCTGGTATCTCGCAGCCGATGGACAGGTTTGTGCGGTGGCCTTAACCTTTCGAATTCTGCAAGCCTAGTCGATTTGACATCCATTCTTTCTCGGGACTCGCCCGACGTTCGAAGCCGAGACAACGCCGCGGGTGCGGGCGGTGCTCGATAAGGTCTGCGACAGATGAGAAACCACGAGATCGGCCTTAGTAGCGATATCGCTTGGAAGAGTCTCGAAGTCGGCACCCGATGGAAAGCTCAATTAATGGCCCAGGCTGTGTGAAAATCGCGCAACTTGGGGCGCTCCGGGGCATTTCGCGGCCGCCGAGCTTCTAATTCGGTGGAATCGACCTCCCGTCATCTCAGTGGCAACCAGGAGCTTCATGTAGGCGTTGATTTGATCGCTCAGAAGGCCGGCCTCACGCCCGCATCGCCTCCAGCAATCCGCCCACGCCCACGATCATCATCACGCGCTTCATGTTGTAGGCGAGGACGTTGAGCGCCATCTCGGTGGCCACCTTTGGCAGCCTTTTCGTGAGAAAGTGTGTTGCTCCCATCCAACACTTCATCGTGCCGAACGGATGCTCCACTGTCTGACGGCGGCCACCCATTGCATCGGGGTTTTGGTCGAGCCGATTTTGAACTCTCTCCAGAACAGCTTCGTGCTCCCAGCGCGAG includes these proteins:
- the panB gene encoding 3-methyl-2-oxobutanoate hydroxymethyltransferase, whose protein sequence is MSHASEVSVERITIPILQRWKQERRRVAMTTAYDAVTAGIADPIVDIILVGDSVGNVCLGFDNTLPVSMAMMNHHLEAVARTRPRALLVADMPFLSFHLSPEETIRNAGGFLQRGADAVKLEGGAKRVEMVRALVDCEIPVMGHLGLTPQSVNIMGGFKVQGRKADDALRLLDDAHRLQEAGCFALVLEGIPAELAQRATESLSIPTIGIGAGPGCSGQVLVFHDVLGLTEGHRPKFVRAYADGFQLLQEALSRWATDVRSGAFPAPQESYRLPESLGNIIANWAPPNPT
- a CDS encoding aminodeoxychorismate/anthranilate synthase component II, producing MIVIIDNYDSFVFNIARYFRKLGAATRVVRNDAMDVSELADLRPRAVVISPGPCTPIEAGISTAVVRELSGQVPILGICLGHQCIGTVFGARVTRARHPMHGRPSYVTHEGGGLFKELPSPLCVGRYHSLIVELDPSSARHLTVTALSDDGELMALAHRDQPTYGVQFHPESILTPQGDVLFANFLRLAELS
- the panC gene encoding pantoate--beta-alanine ligase, with amino-acid sequence MQTITTVAELRRELAKACSAGKRVGLVPTMGYLHDGHLALVKTSRAQCDVTVVSIFVNPTQFGPNEDLSSYPRDFLRDEKLCRDAGVAIVFAPGAQEVYPAQFETFVEPGELAKPLCGAFRRGHFRGVATVVCKLFNMVHPDVVFFGQKDFQQCAVVRRMATDLNLPIEIVTVPTVREPDGLAMSSRNRYLSEEERRRAVAISRGLFAAADEFRSGVREVDKLIAIAERHLETVDRLQYLELVDGDTLKRAESPLRLPAALCAAAYVGSTRLIDNVLLALPNL
- a CDS encoding DUF3551 domain-containing protein, with the protein product MYVLRPAWQDAHCLQRPYLGHPGNCQFSSFCQCMATASGTDAYCGIDLTYALARRVERSR
- a CDS encoding MFS transporter; this translates as MASAGQPSSRLATRLAFFVPGVGFGAWAPLVPFAKDRLAVDDGVLGLLLLCLGAGSIIAMLLTSVLSARYGVRLIILVGGLSLAIVLPCLTTASKLSLGVALFALGASIGSISVAANIHAIEVERTAECPLMSSFHAQFSIGGLVGSAAMTAFLSLQIDAFVSTVVCSGLIVIAIMLAWPRLVPTAQADQGPSFVLPRSIVLLLAAIAAIAFLIEGAMLDWAALLVVGAGLAPKTQGGLAYVLFSIAMTVGRLAGDAVVERAGDRATLMFGSLLALAGFGALLAAPVAVIAMAGLLLIGLGLSNVAPILFRRAGTQEAMPVGPAIAAIMTVGYAGILIGPAGIGLLAKYVGLPAAFGVLAGLMCLVVLLAPIVTANTR
- the pabB gene encoding aminodeoxychorismate synthase component I, whose amino-acid sequence is MIDLILSGDAFQVNIAQRFSARLANSFDPIAFYCQLRKMNPAPFAALLRYGKLTIASSSPERFLKLDGRQVETRPIKGTVARSADCEEDRRRAETLVDSEKDRAENTMIVDLLRNDLSRVCTPESVHVPSLCNLESYASVHHLVSVVTGELAHGEDAVGLLRACFPGGSVTGAPKVRSMEIILDIERVAREVYCGAIGYIGFNGHMDVNIAIRTVTIDDGQAVFHAGAGITAMSDPAAEYEESLAKAERIFRAFIAEDSGAS